A window of the Hevea brasiliensis isolate MT/VB/25A 57/8 chromosome 6, ASM3005281v1, whole genome shotgun sequence genome harbors these coding sequences:
- the LOC110672675 gene encoding chaperone protein dnaJ 8, chloroplastic: MACAAVGMIGGNGCTGSSSSWFQIKKRRKNNNNMRRDRVRFLCVSSSSSVMDPYKTLRIQPGASESEVKKAFRQLALQYHPDVCRESNCNVQFTRINEAYDIVLSSLRGEADESQMYSSHEPTDQGIDEPMRGMDDPDWDMWEEWMGWEGAGIRDYTSHINPYI; encoded by the exons ATGGCTTGTGCTGCTGTTGGAATGATTGGAGGAAATGGTTGTACTGGTTCTTCATCTTCCTGGTTTCAGATCAAGAAGAGGAGGAAGAATAATAACAATATGAGGAGAGATAGAGTCAGGTTTCTCTGtgtttcttcttcatcttctgtgATGGATCCTTACAAGACCCTTAGGATCCAGCCTGGTGCCTCTGAATCTGAGGTCAAGAAAGCCTTTAGGCAGCTTGCTTTGCAG TATCATCCTGATGTATGCAGAGAAAGCAATTGTAATGTGCAGTTCACTAGGATTAATGAAGCTTATGAT ATTGTGTTGAGCAGTTTGAGAGGAGAAGCAGATGAATCACAAATGTACTCATCACATGAGCCAACTGATCAAGGAATAGATGAGCCAATGAGAGGAATGGACGATCCAGATTGGGACATGTGGGAAGAGTGGATGGGATGGGAAGGGGCTGGAATTAGGGACTACACATCCCATATTAATCCTTACATTTAG